The DNA region cTTTTAGGCTAACAGTTACTTTAATAGTATTGTTAAATGACCCGATTAATTGAAAAGTACTGAGCGTAAaacatttctggtttaaaaaccttattttataagataaaactttttttaaagagaagaacTTAAAACTTTAGAGCtataaaatcctttaataatCTTTACTTGACAGACCAATTACTTTTACcgttttcatataatatttgtagttttaaaaggaaagttgcttttactttatttcccCCTTGGCAAGAAAAAGTAggacaacttttttaaacatgaactGCATACTGattcggtattttttttaaattgagaattattgTCCTCAAATTGTCAGTggtcagtaaaaatattttagacatgTTTTGCgcattaacattaaaagaagAAAGGCATTATTTATAGGACACTGGAGAGTCATACTAATACTTAAAGAATGTATTTGGTGAATTTAGATTGGCAAAACTGTTTTTCTGATGTTTATATCAGATTAATAACATCCCTgcgaagaaaatataataagttgCTATTTACATTGGTTATTTTCAAGAATAGTAAAATGTTTCATACTTAAAACGTATCATTTTTGTCGAGcacacatttcaaaaaaatttcacatgtaaaatgattacaatgcaataattaaaaagaatttttatacatctttttatttttcgttttaataaaTGAGCTCTATAACAGAGCGCAAAAAGATTTCAATCTATCTAaatacactgctcaaaaaaattaaaagatattgagTCTGTGAGTTGatcttgaaaaacaaaacaattttaagtgcttttttttgtaaactttttactCACTTTTTTTCACGCTGCAATTGGCTTTCCTGCACAAACTAAGActaaacttgaaattaaagaaatataggTGTATAGAAAAATGCATAAGACATTTGATGGAATACATTATGAGTCAAAGTTTCataaactgttaaatttgtaaAGGTGATAATGGGTcgaaaatcttctttttttcatgtcaaaagtcaaaatacaaaattagtaatttttaaatttccattgcATTTATTGAGTATCATTCCCTTGTCCCCCAAGTAATTGGAGCAAAGCAtcattttattctgtaaaaaaatgcatgatcaaaactattagaatatattaaaatttaccgtaATGGTAACACTAAAGAGCTcggtaatttttctaaaatgctttGGTTATAAGTTTGGTAATAGTAAAagcataacaattaaatatggttttatattatgaattaaaatttggtaaatgagataaaatttagtaatttcatcatgataaaCTTTAGAGCATGacacaaaaaccatttatttcattaaatttactttcaatttttgtattttatactaaatgtataaaaatgggaaatataattttaaaattacaatttaactGTAAACCATTACCATTTAACCATTATCCTGAaacattacaataataaaaacctttaccacatgaatggaaaaaaaatatgaagtgaaTGGTTGACATACCgcaaattttggttttattaaccagaattaagatttttattagaaatttcatcATCATAGATTATAGTAATCTTACGAGAATATTTTTCTGGgtgcttaataattttaaacgtttgaaaaatgttttattttttgtgcgtTTCTTTTTCCTAACATAATTTGCAGTTCAAATAGtcttaaatatgcttaaatatgtttattgtacttttttagCAGTTGTGTGAGAACATTTTTGGACAATTTTGGATtaacagtttcaaaaaaaaaattgttttacaatgcTGTAATATACACGTCTTATTGGCGGataatgttacaaaatataattatttctaaaaaagacAAGTTACTAGCACATTTTTTAGACAAGAAAAGTACATTATTTCCGTGAGAAGACAAGagtactcttttaaaaaatcggtACAGAAATGTCGATGATAGGAAAGCTTTTAACTGGGTGGTGAAAGATAAGaaagaattgagaaaaaaacaatcGAACCAGACACTGAAAAAAGAAACCTTAGGATAGGGATTTCGAGAATTTTATGGCTGAAGGAAGAAAATTCCTGCAATCTAAAGCGTTTTTCGATGAGCTATTCCccaaaatacaaagaaaaagaagttgGAATTCCGTTTTATAAGCATGgtacttaagaaaattgaagaaTCTGTGTTAAAAGTAGGAATTTTAGATCTTTATGCGAGAGCATTtggtaattgaaaaacttaaatagcggtaaaataattgattctgaaccatttaactaaatttcgtttttaattcattatttagaCACTGAGTAATAAACGTGAAATATTGACTCAGATTGAATGCCGAAAATGAGATCATTGTGAGCAGTAAACTACAAAATCGAGTTAAAGTGGTTAAGATAAAATCATTTCGGCGCTAGTGATACAATCTCATATgtaagtaaattaaagaaatttaatgcttGACATAATCAATTTTGATCACACGTGCAATTAAACTCTTCTTTATTAAAGTATCTAACTAtctatacatataataaaataaagagcgTATGTGTGTTTCTGCAAACAAGATTGCGGTTAAACGGTAGTTTCGCTTAGCggaagccattgttttaaaataagccaTTGACGATTCAGTtttgtcaattattttgaagataacaCCAGTAGTGTTTGCTTGCTCATAGCTCTATAAAAACGTTGTTTATTGCGAGTTCggaaatacttaattattttgtattcgtTATGACAGGTTATCTGGAAGTTTAACGTGATAGTGCTAGCATAAGCAATCTATATCacctgattaatatttttaaagtagtctGAAACCATgtgcttattttgtttatagttatgaaCTTAAAACgggtttttataaaaactaaataacttaaaatcaacggtaatcgaaatttaaaacaaagttttgaaCTGAGAAGCAAAATCAAggggaaaaaagtattaattcgCTGAATAGAAAGTAATAGATTAGTTGGAATCCCCAGAAAGTTTAAACGTCTACCAATGTTTTAGTGAgagtaaaacaataaattttattacattttgttttcagaagATAAGAAGCGGATATGCAGATATGTGGACTGAAGTAATAAGTATGTTGATGGGTTAGAAGAAAACTATGttcaaaatgttcaaaattgaaCTCCCTTAATCTATATCTTTTAGAAATCTTGTAAAAATGTCCTTCTAGAAttcttgtaaattaatatttcatccagaaaaaattgcaaactctaattaattagtatttaggttgaaaaaagcaaagaagggattaaaatattctaagacCAGCTTCTTTGCTTTGTAAAGCTTAGGCGAATTCTTCTTTACGCCTACAAGTTTTTTCCACAAATAAACtgagtataaattattttatatctagCTTTGCTTTTTTTGCGTCATTAGTGAGTGGttagacttttaaattttttctatattgatttaatattaatttacgatCCTAATCTACATAGTcgatctttttttccttctttttattacaaggaatttaaaaatatacattaagagCTATcgttacaaaataattagtatggATTATTTTCTATTAGCCTTTTTACAACcggaattaatttaaattattttattgcaacaatttttaaatatccattcgtttttatcacaattaatgcacaaaatttatttttatttatacgaaaattatttattatcaaatttcaataattgaatgtacaataaaattaaaaaatttaaatttgaggaaaattaatacaaaataaatgtgcttattctaaattcaataaaatgcttaattgCATACTAAGTatgtttgaaaagtaaatatcgTTTTGTACTACCGCCACCACAGCGGTAGTATCGGTGTTCAGCGCATGCGCACACGTGTCTGTCCACTGACGTTATAATAGACGTATTCTGTTGCATTTACATGGGTATGTGagctttcaaaatgtttaagaatattGCAGATCCCGCAGACAATGAAGTGTGTTTTGTAAAACagttttagaaggaaaaaatgtTAAGCCACCGGAAATTTACCGTCAACGTCTAGGTATTTATGGCGAAAACACAATGATAGGCGGAATGGTGAGAAAGTGCATGGATGCATCAACATTCATGTCAAGAAGTAATGTAGTGGACAACTTCCTGTTGCTAGTGATGGTTTGATTGCAAAAGTGAATGAGTGACAtcgtgaaattaaaattgcctggtgataaattttcaaactgttttgtAATTATACAGACAGAACAAAGAGACAGTTCAAACAGTAATTGTTTTCCGGATTAGCCTCGgattgtataatattattttttagtaatattgcTATTCATTCCTTTTAAAGGCGGTGGAATAAGAACTACACTTATTTTCGACAATATTAGTGACAGCTATACTTGCAATATTTGTATCGGTTTAACTTCATGGATTTTAATCaaccaagtaaaaaaaaaacaaaaaaacaattaagataaattaaattctttttatttttgcacgTGCTTACGATGACTACAATTATGTCTCTTTTTGACTAAAAGTTTGGTTCAAAAATTTCTGCTTCTCAAAAAGGAttgaaaatttccatttttgattttgaaagctAAAGTaagaattagaagaaaaatgaattgcACTGCTCtaacaatttatgttttttttattatgcatcAACCCAACAAATTTGCATACACTTAATTTATTCTAACATATACATTAAGTTgaaaagtattcatttttttaatctcgtTCCAGATCTAAATACTCTTTTAAAATTCGAGGTAAAGGCAATACACAAATGCCAATAGGCAAATTCCAGCTGTCATagagaatttttcttattctacaGCGACAGATATGCTTAAGGTCTTGCACTCTGTAGAAGCGATGCACCAAATTCGGCAGAAACTCTTCATTCACTTTTAACAGTACTTTATACTTTACAAGTCTTCTAcctttacattttataagaattgaTGGATCCACGGATTCTACGGCTCTTAGTAGGTACTTGCCCATTTTCTTGACCTTCATTACGTATTCCTGCGCAAATACTCCGCTGTGTTCGATAAACAGTTTTGGATGATTCAAAAACACTCCTATGGTGCCAGTGAGTAGTTTACCAACATCCGAGTCATCAGATTTAGAGTTGACGAAAAGACCATGTCTCAACAATTTATAAAGCAGGTCCGGGTATTGAAAAGTTAGGGAACATGGTGGCAAAGATAAATTTCGAGATCGTTCTGCAGAATCAAGCTTGTAAGAAATGAAGAACTGTTCAGCAAATCGTTTTCCTCCAAATAGCAGCCTTTTCTTGTTGGCGTGATCTATGAAATAATCAACCGGAGAAACCTAAatcgaataaaaagtaaagtatccGGCATcgcaaaactattaaatttaacgTATCACAACGTTTGACATGGATGTGATAGTTAAATTGGGTTGCTTGTAATTACATgatttagcagcaatcattatttgtttcagtttttacaattttttcgcttatattttttcaaatatctttcaATACTAACCAGAAACGCTTCTGTACTTATGAGGCACTCATTTCAAGTATAATTACTTTCGTCATTAATTTAGGTACTTTTCAGTTAATctggttcttaaaaaaattgcccaaTTTTGGTAAGCGAATTCGGGACACAAAGGCAAACTTTCACTTTAACTGTCAGTATAAGAAATATCGGGACCAATGGCacctaaacttaaaaaaatcggTGTTGGCTATACCGGGTAGTCACATTCTCGTGCCTGGATTATTCTGgttattcaaaacaataaagagcgattattatttattaattcatatgttTCTTGTTCGATTTggcgataaaaatttaatcattgcCAACGACCTCCTTTAACAGGAGAGTACCttattttctgtaaatgttTTATCTATTTCGTCTAATAATAGTCATTTTCTGAGACCTTTTTAATCTTCTTCATGAACTGATTGTTTATTGCCTCCTCTTTGAatggtataaaaattaactaatatgcAATTTCAATTTCGAAtgataaaaagctttaattgCAATGATTTAATTCTTAACTTTAACTTATTATGAAGATCTAATCCCCGGTACGGTAAAAAAAGTTTCGGAGCATTGTTATTTACTAAATTCCAGCTTCTGAAGTACGCGCGACAGAGACTCAATTCatacaaagttaaaaattaaataaataaaatagaaataataaagttcATAGAATGCCGGTCACTATCTCAAATggcaatttaattatatatgtaaacataattttttttatttaactttttcacaaaaaaaaatcaaaactgaaaactactgaaatagtaataacattctttaagaaaatgacaaatcaaactagagaaaacaaaatcacTAATAATGTTTATGCAAATGAATAAGATACCTTGTaactaaaatctatttaatgttctagaaacatatttatatcgcaagtctaaaaacattttggtgtttttaatgCTTGCACAATCGAATGCTCCCAACATGTTTCAATCCTACTTCTTTgatctcaaaaataataataaagcttgTCAATCTCACCAAGCTCAATTTCAAATCAGTCAATTACGGTGAAACAGCGTTTtctgagtttattttattactgttttctGCTATTGAttctataaaacataaaactaagaaaatttaattaactaaacacACCAGTTCAAAAGCGCACGAACTTCATGACAGAGAAGTGAACTTAGTAACGCATGATCACACTTCCGACCATGGGTTGCTATACAACTTTCAATTCTTATGGTGTTTCTTATATccgtttttattttgcaaaaacaatttagactcacaaatattttacgtttaatACTTATAAGAAGTTGCTACTTTCTTATCATTGATTGTTAGACGACTTGATAGCATTTTAAATTGCGTAAGtctcttagaaaataaaaataaagacctTTTTCCGTGCGATCTTCCGGTCTATGAGtgttgattttataataaatgtttgctCCGGCCTACTGCTTTTTCCATGCAACCAATAGCGCTCATCTCGATAATCGAACAAATTTCCTAAATCATTCATAACTTCGTAAGTTGCAATTAAGAGGTAAGCAACGACTTCACTGTCGCCATACTGCATCCAGTAACATCGCTCCAGAAGGTATTTTAGAATCCCACGCTCAAACGCTTCAAAGtagctattataaaaaaaattaaaataaatattttataatacacacgttttgtatttttgaaaaatgaagaattctagtttatatttaagaatatactTGTCATCTCTAAAATGaccaaaaaatgcaaaatgacaAATCAAAAAATCGAAAGAGATGGAATTGTGCTGTTGGATGTGTTCGGCTTAGGCTTCCAATGGTTATTCTAACcaaattccaattttattaaCAACATTCTTCAACAGATGGCACTTcgacagcaaaaaaaaagaagaaaaaactataaaata from Parasteatoda tepidariorum isolate YZ-2023 chromosome 2, CAS_Ptep_4.0, whole genome shotgun sequence includes:
- the LOC139425079 gene encoding uncharacterized protein; translated protein: MEELISKIQNIKKTSEFKVAGELMKKMFKSVDSSHTKYISPASIRKMYQQFRIWRDLINDKHIRPELNREWIDYFEAFERGILKYLLERCYWMQYGDSEVVAYLLIATYEVMNDLGNLFDYRDERYWLHGKSSRPEQTFIIKSTLIDRKIARKKVSPVDYFIDHANKKRLLFGGKRFAEQFFISYKLDSAERSRNLSLPPCSLTFQYPDLLYKLLRHGLFVNSKSDDSDVGKLLTGTIGVFLNHPKLFIEHSGVFAQEYVMKVKKMGKYLLRAVESVDPSILIKCKGRRLVKYKVLLKVNEEFLPNLVHRFYRVQDLKHICRCRIRKILYDSWNLPIGICVLPLPRILKEYLDLERD